One Osmerus eperlanus chromosome 2, fOsmEpe2.1, whole genome shotgun sequence genomic window, TTATTGAGGAGTTTCAtgattatttattatttgtagCCAAAAAACTCTTGACATCAAGGCAACATGGCAATTACCACCGGAGAAAGAAGAACCTTGGCCTTCAACATTCTGGTGTTATACACCAGCTGTTCCACTGAAATTTTCTAAACATGGCAATGTTGTTGGACAGACGTGTTTATAGAAGAAAACAAGGAGTTTAGGTCAGCATCTCAGATCTGTAAAAGATAAGAACAAGTTGACTAGTTCATCACTTGAGTGAAAGAAAATGTTCCCTGTTGGTTGTTTTTGTGTTCTCCAGAAGACTCAGTCTGTAAATGTTCAACACATTTGTGTTGACCACAAACCTCTGTGGAATCTGGTGAGAATTTCGAATGTCAATTTTCTCAGTGAGTTGTAACCACTACATTCGTTCTGCTCTGTATTTGGCTATTCCTAATACGAAACTTTCTTGCATTGGCAAGATTGACAGACATCTGGCCTGTCAATCTAGTTCTCCACACTTCTTACGGAATACAAGATAACGCTAGATAGAGCACCACACCAGAGCAGGGAACAGCCCATGGTACATTCATGGGACCCCAACACCCAATTTGCCATTTAAATGAGGTTGAATCAAACTTAAATTTGCCATTTTGTTTTTCAGACagatgtgttttatatgttgctTGAATAAGATATTTTAATACCAATGTTCCATATAAGATGGATGCCCGTCTGTGTAACAGCACAACTGGAAAGTCTACTCACAACTGCTTCAGCAAGATGGCTAGAATGGAAATGGATTGATGAGTAACTAGATGATCAGCAATATATTAGAGGGATCTGTCTtccatttgtttttgtgttcttTCATTAGCTTAACCTTTTTGAAAATGTTCTTTGTAAAATCTGTGGTTATATTCTTCTGTGAAGAGGCACTGATATCCCAGTCAGGCCTTTAAGAGTATGCTTTTCTTAATTGTCTGAGGAAACATTATTGTCTCTCTTTTTAATGACAGCAATTATGGTGTATTCTTTGGATAAAGTGTATTTTAGAACATTCCCCCCGCCCCCAAATAGTGTAAAAAAGTACATTTTGTTGTAGCTATGTTTGTTTAAACATTAAAGAAGCAGTATGGATCTATACATAGACTTGGCAGACTGATTTGCATGTGGATGGatacagtgtgtctctgtggttgtAACAGCTTTGCAGTTGCAAAGTTGAGAAAGCTGCATCTTTGAAGCACGTGTTGTGTTCCACAGTTCCTCTGGTATTACTGTTGCTGCTATGGAGGGTAGAACATTATTTAATGGACCCCTCACTCATTTTGTCCCCCTCTCAAGAGTTGTTCTTGCCACCCCTACCCCCCATTCTACAGGCATGCtccctctattctcctctcACAGGGATTCCTTTTTCCCCCTCCTTTTTCAGTTGTCTGCATAGTCTGTTTTCGTCTTTGATGGGGAAAGAGGAGTGCATGGCTTCCTTCCTTTGGTGTGGTTTCCTGTTTGTAGGTGGGAGAACGTCAGAGATAAGGCAGGTTGCTGCAGTAACCCTCACAAAATACACAATCTAAACAGCAAGAACTTTGTGTATGAGGTATGAGTGGATGTGCAATTCAGTTTGTCTGACCTTTCTGAtgctaagacacacacagaccatgcaCACAGTTAACTTGGTAACACAAAAATGGAACAGCATGTCAGCAAAGTGGATGTCAACTGAACTCCCACTGATGGTGGTttgttaaatttacatttagtcatttagcagacgctcttctccagagcgacttacagtaagtacagggacattctccctgaggcaagtacaTTTAGTAGGGTGaagagccttgcccaaggacacaacttcattgggtacggccgagaatcgaaccaactaccttctgattaatagcccgactccctaaccgctcatccCCCTTGTGCAGTAAATGTGCAGACTAACTCCTTGAATTATGCATGTTTAGTTTTTCAACCATAACATCTTAACAACTGGTTCTCATATGTTAGGTTTcctcttatttacatttagtcatttttttgtaAAATCTTATGTAAATTGTTTTCTGAATAATTTTAAATTCAGTGCTGTCTACGGTTGACAATTTAATGAGACAGGATCAGAAGACAAATGTTCCTTCATTGGACCAGGTGCTCTTTATTCAGTATCTCAGGAGTATCGGACCCTCAAACTCACTATTTTGAGATGCATGAGAAATATTCACACAGAGCTGTTTAAGCTTCCATTACCACTGCTGTTATGAAACTGTATATGTATCGGTGTTCTTTTCCAAATTAACTCTGATGAAAGTACTTGCCTGTGTTTATTTCTGGCAGTTTTGAGAATACATACTTCATTCTAGCTTTAGTCATGAGAGGTAGATagtaaatatatttctttaaatatttctttaaatatttttttcttttaagagGTGTTAATTAAATTGTAAAAGTAGGATGGGGGAGGTGAAATGAAATGGCTTGCGAGACTGACAGAAAACGGTGCATTGTTGGTGGTTGGGTGCAATGACAGAGGGAGATCTTCTGACAGAGCACGGGAAGTCGTAGCACATCAAGTAGGTTAGACACAAGAAAAAGCTACTTCAAAGAGGGACACCCACCTAAAGCTGATATATTGAGGAGTAGAGGGCAAGAGACTAACATACGTTTAGTAGCAGAGAGCACAACTTGTTAAGACGGCCATAAATATACACAAACGGTAGACATGGTGGACCTCAGGCACTAAACAGATGTCATAGTTGGAGTAGATGCAATCTTGGCCTAGGTTTAGAAGAGGTCAAATCTGTTAACTGGTATTGCAAAGGCAGCACAACATTGTCCTTCAGAGTGGGATCCACACGTGTGCAGTAGGTAAGTCAGTACTCTCTGTTGAGCTAGTTCTCTTCCAAGGTTTTCTGTGTTGTAGTATGTGATTTGGAGCATGTGTTTCTTTTGTCTCACCAGATCACTAGACTGAATGTAGGCTCCTGCGCCCTCAGCTTCAATTCTCATCTATCGCATTTGTGATCCTTAtgatttttttccccctctataTCTTTTACGTCTTATTCCCTCAATCTTTTACAATCTTTCAGACTGTTTGGGCACCCCCCAAGCCACCTGACCACTGATTGTCTATGAATCAGGTAATATGTCACTAGATCAGTTTATATAGTTTTACGTTCATTATTGTGGTTATATTATTCTAGGATATTTTTATGAATTTTGGGTTTGTTCATCATCCTTATTTCAAAGCCTGTACCACTGTTAAACACCCCAAAAACTCAAACGTTTGTGTTTCAAATTACATGTATGTTGGAAACGTCAGTATTAGAAAAACTGAGCATTTAGGCACAGCATCAGCATGCTTAGTATGGTAGATCAGGGCTTTATATTACATTTTGTTATTATATTGTTAAACATTTTGTATAGTTACTGTACTTAGAATACTGTATTACTTAGGTACTGTGAAACATTATAAACATATGACAGATTATGTAGAAATAAGTACTGTAAGAAGAAGGTGGAAGTTTATTATGTTACATAAATATACAGGAAATCCGTTTCCTGGCCATAAAGAGCTCAATTCAACCTCATTTACACAGAGGGAgcatgtgagaaagagagtataTGTGAAATGGAGGATTGAggcgcaaaaaaaaaaaaaaggatgtaATATtaccaaccacacagacagatggtATTTTCTCAAAGTGGAAAACTACACACCACATTCCATGAAAAGCTTTCTCTTTGACCACACAGTGTTTCCAGGTAAcctggaaaagtaaaggttttcAGTGATTTTCTAGTTTTGTAGATGCATTTGCCACTATACTCTTCAGTAATACTGTATAGAGGAGTATTACAGTATGCAATATTTAAATTATTTCTTAATGGATAGTTGCTCTTGTACCAGAAAGGGTGCCCAGTTTCACAAGAAAACTTGTCCTAGACTGCCAGTGGAGTTTCTAGACCGTAACCAGGCTTaattgttttatatatatatatttatataatttatatttatataaatgtaCCAGAGGGTGCTGATCACCGTCAACACCAGCTACTAACTGGAAAGTAATGCAAAGACAGTTCTCATTCACATGATGCTGTGTACTCTTGCAGGAATGGAAATATCTACACTGGCATTGTTAAGCGGAGCTCTCTTGCTGTCCATGGTTCTGCTGACTGGCCTGTGTCTTCACTGCAGAAGACACTCAGCACCTTGTAAGATGACTGGTGACTGATCACACCAGAATTTCTTAAATTTTGTATATCATTCCATCTTGAAAAGGACTGTAGAAGATAACCTGAACACCAGTCAGGAATTCTAAAGTCTCATCTTTAAAGATTTATTAAACCAAACTACTACCACAACTATCATTGTCTTGTTGATGGTGAGAGGGAAGGCCTGAGGGGTGCAAACATTTGCTTGACAATAAATGCAGGTTTCCCCATAAGTAACAAAACCCTGACAGACATGCTATGCAGTACAGCACATGGTGAACTGGTTGAGGTTATATCGAGGCATGCAGTGGCTCCTTTCCTTGGCCCCTTTGCTTCAATACATATTTCATCTTGGATTAACTGTACACTCCCCTCAACATGAGCTGATGTCAGTTTAGAGATTCTTTAGATATTAATGCTTTGGCTAACTTTAACCTAGGAGAGCTACTGTAAATATTACCATAAGGCCCCTTtgacacaggtaaatacacatgTTCCTGTACACTACAGCAGTATGTTCATCTGTAACTGGTAAGGGGCTTCACAGAGCAACTGATGCATTCAAACGGGGTATACATTACAAACAGTAGATTTGCTATGGTATATTATAAGCATTGTTCTGTATTACTGCCAGAAAGGAAGTATAAAAAAAGAATGTATTTTTGGCATGTTTAGAAAGGCTAGTAACTAGATTACCATGTCCCAGACATCCTCACCAGTGACCTGACCAGGATGAAACAAACAAGACATTTGTCACTAATGTTGTTTCATCTCCCTCACTAGTCATTATCCAGCCCAACCACGGTTCAGAGGACTACACACAACAGTAAGCACTATATTTGAAAGATGGACTGGCATGTGCTGATAAATAATATAAGATGTGATAAGGTTGAAAGAAATGTGTTTATTCAGTAATTGCTGGATTACAGTTTGTTGAATTAACAATTTACTGTAGATTTGTATCTTACATAGTACTTGTATCTTTCCTCATTTAGAACACAACCAAtgcgagtcattcgttcatgtGAGTAGCAGTTTTATGTGGCAAATGAGTGCAAGAAAGTATTTTCAGAGGAAGCAATTTTGCACCTTTAAAGGTCATTTAGTCTAGTTTTTGTCCCAGTCCTAGCCCAAGCTtggtatatttacatttagtcatttagtagacgctcttatccagagagacttacagtaagtacagggacattccccccgaggcaagtagggtgaagtgccttgcccaaggacacaacgtcattttgcacagccaggaatcgaactgtcaatcttctgattactagcccgattccctaaccgctcagccacctgactccgtatATAGACTTATTACTGTTAATATTCATAGACTGTTATTGGGATTCTGCCATATTCATTATGTACGCTTTTCAGCCTTATTGTAGTAATATTGATCATAAATATTTGTCATCAGATCAAGGCACAATCGGCACAAACTGGGCCACACAGTCTTCGACCCTTTCACCTGTGTAAGTGTCTCTGCTACCTGCCACAACAtagaataacacacacacacataaacagacaaaacaaggtAAAATgcttcatacaaaacattgtgaGCAGGGAAGTATCATATTTGGAGCTGCCTGTATGTATTTGTTTTATGTATGTTACAGTTCAGAACAAATTGTGCGACATAACTCTTTCACCCCTACTGAAAACGGTGAGTAATGTCTAATTCACATTACCGTTGTCTGACTCTATTTTTGTGTTTCACATCCCATTAATCAAGCATTTTTTATTATGATTCAATACATAAGTCACAGGATATACATCATGTGAGGGATTACAGTATTGTGTACCATTTGAGGCTACTATTTAACTAATACTGCATCACATGATAACACCCAAAAACTGTTTTGCAGAAAGCAATCCCAGTTATGAAAATCCTACAGAAGGTAAAAGAAATATCTGAATCTTGTCTCCTAGTTCTCCATCTACATCTATATCTTTCTGCACTTGTCCCCCTTGTATAATTTTGTCCATCTGTAATTTATTGTCGAATTTTTTGTGGAATATATGGAGTTATTGTCTGCATTGACAAAGCAAGCCGACATGTTGACTTGATGGACGCTCTTGATTGACATTTAGGAATTTCTTGTCTCTTTCCGTTGTGCAGCTCAGTACCAGAACACTGTGGATGAGGACGAGGAGTATGAGCAGGCAGCTGATGCGCCCTACGTGTAAGTCCTCttaatgtacagtaccagtcaaaagttaaCAGgtcaaatgtgtccaaacttttgactggtactgtaccttAGAATAAAGATTTCAAATTAATTTCATCAGCTAAAATACAGTTTGTTTTTGATCAAAATATAAGCCTCGACTAATCTAGATAATGTTTTTTTAATAGAATATTTTTATTGCAGGTTGTTGATGGGTACAATCCACATTGATACATAAAAGCCATATTTGTCTTTTTTCCAATAACATTGAAGTGGCGTAAAAGAATGTACCTTTATGATTATGTGACGGAATTTAAAAACATCAAATGGCGAGGTagtaaagaaagaaaaggttGGAAGAAAGTAAAACCCATGCTTAAAAATCTCATTCATATCACACATTTGGTATAAGGAAAATAATGCAATGCCCTTAGAAAATAGAGTACTGGTATTTAGTGAAAGAAagctttgtgtttttattgataaaTGCAATAATTAGTACAGCTTAAAGATCTTCAAATAAGGTATTTGGACACTAATTTAATTTATATAGACACAGCAAAGCAGCCTTGTGCTGTTTCTGTATGAAACTAATAAAAGTATTGATGTTTCTTATGTTTTAGTTTTGCTTGCAGAAAAGATGTTGCATGCCTCaaatatgtttaatatgtaggtTTTCTGTTTTAGAAATAGAAGAATTATGACATGCTTTAGTAGGACTACTTCGAGCTGTAATCTTATTAAACCACACAATGCTATCTCAGCTTCTACCTTTGCATGGGAGGTAATTTTCATCTCTATTTTCTTTCCCCTTCCACTCCACTCACTCTTCATCTCTTTCAGAGATGTATTACCAGACCCTCCTATGATTGAAACTCACCAGTCCAATCAGAGTCTAGCCTCAACCCAGAGCTCAGGTAAATGTACTATAAATGTCAGATCATTTTGAGTTGAGTTTTGACtcaacatttaatatttttcACTTAAGTAGTGAAGTAGTAAACCATTTTTGAACAATGATATTCTGTGGATGATAATCAAATTGTACGTCAACATGCAGAACCTCCATATGTGAATattgagagagagcaaggtaAGTGATACATACTAATGTACATACATTTGTCTAACAATGTATCAACTGCATTATGGAATCTAAAATGTATCCTTGATCCACTCCAGTTGCTAAACTTATGTTAAAGATTAAAATAAATCCTATGTTTAAATGATGTTAATCCTTCACATTGATTCTTGTCATTTACATGACCAAAAAGGAATGTATCTCATTCTATATTTCTTAAATATGATTATATATTACTTCACTCCTCAGAAAACTATCAGAATGTGGATCCTCACCTTGGTAATGTAGTATTGCGTCATTATGTCCAATTATGGTCTGGTTCTCAAATGCTTTGGAAAAGCATACAGGAGATTAGCTAGTATTTCACTTTAACAATTTGTCATATTTATCCTAATTATCATCCCATTTATTATTTAGTATTCATCATTTGTAATATCTCTATttttgcctgtctctctcctgcttcaaCACCTACATTTCCCCACCTGCGGATGTTGGTAGAAATCAGAATATCAATCGGCTCAAAGcaattaaaagtattttgaataAGTATTTATTAAACATAACTATATATGACACACAACATCAAACGATACACAAAAACCATCCGGCCTAGGAAACAGATAGTGATCAGAAACCGCTTACGCTCAAAAGCAGCGTCTTACAGCTTCTGATGACCCACTACCCCCAAACGCATTTACTTAAAGGCACATGTAATCTGCCCAACCCTTGAGCAGCTCTAGATAATAAAACAGCatcttcctctgtgtgtcccATGTCATAAAACAATAAATCCCCAGTCTACACCCTGTGACCATGTCTCCCTGAGTTTCCCGAGGCAATGAAGACACAGGTCCCTAAGCAAATGACATGACAGAAAATACAAAAGACATAATAAGCAAACAGATAATCGAACAATGTTACAAACAGAATGTTCCACTACAGGATTGATCAAGTGTTTTCTAACCTTATCTTAAAAATCTATGTTGTAGCAATTATGTGTCCTATTACATATCCTGTCTTATTTCAAACCGTCTAAGCGGTCAACAAACAAGGACTTAACAGTGTTTGGTTTAAGATGTTTTCAAtgctagtgtgtgtgacagtcttCTGTGGGCGTACACACCATTCTAGTAATTACTGTTGAATGTTCTCCAGGTATGGCCTCCAGATTGTCTTGTCTTGAAGACAGTGATGAGGACAGTGATGAAGAAACTGGCAACTATGTCAATCAAGATATGGTATGTTCTTCAGTGGGAGGTCATTGTGTTATACAGTTACCATTTTATGAGTTAAGTATTATATCAACAGAGGCTGATTTCTCTACATCACATCTTGTTGTCCATTTCTCTTTCAGTTGTGTTTAACTGAGACCTCCATATGAGTAAATCCATGTTGACACAGAGGAGGAAATGGATGATTCACAAAAGAAGGATTCACCTGTGGCATGCTTTCTGTTCATGGAAATATGGAACACATAGCATATGTATCTATATCAAAAATCCATAGTACTGCATCAGATGTCTGATTTGCCAAATCATGCTGATAGTTGTTTGCTTGGTGTGATGCTTTTTGGAAACTATTTATAGATCTCTAATCGCCTTGGACCCTGCTATGTTTTGTTCAGTAAGGAAACAGATTACTGCTACAGCATTAACAGCAGGGTGAAGGTGTACAATTCTTGTCCACATTCCACCTGTTTGGTACTTACCGTATTCATAGGCCATTATTGAATACCAAATGGATTTGTATGATCCAGGATAATTCCACAAGAATACTGTTGACAGGATGAGCATTGTATTCTTGTGGAATTATTTAGTGTTAGTATCCGTTTAGTATTATATAATGGCATATGAAAATGGTAAGTACCAAACAGGTGGAAGTATATCGAGAACCTAACCAACTGGTAGTGTCATCACTAAAATCCAGAATGTCTGGGTTAATAATAATGTCTCCTAGAATCTCATTATGACAACTTTGGAAGTCTGTAGCTATAAATGCTCAGAAAGTAATCCTATAACAATCTCTTTCGTTTGTAACAATCCAAAGCAATGACAATAGCAACTATTTTAGCAATAAACTAGCCCCTTAGGAAGTTGGGCTGTTTTCCATGATACAATTGGACCCAATGGCCACACTGGGGCAACAAATTAGACCATGTTGTTTTATTACACCCTCTGGTGGTAGTCAGAATAGTAAAGAAACAAGATGTGGGAGGGACTTCTGAGTAGCTGTTTTAATGGAAAGCAATTGCTGACAAATTCTGAGAAATGTTTTTATTCACTTAATGtatttgtaatgtgtgtgtgtgcctcaggcAGAGTGTTTGTGCTTTTATCTTGAAATGTGTGGTTTGACATTGAACTGTGAAACAGAAGTTATCTGAGTGAAGTTTTAGGTTCACTACTGCTCTAAAGTTTACAAAGACACATGCTTGGCTTGCCTGCCAAACCATTTTTACAGACATACCAGATATGGAattagaaacagaaagagattaAATATGTGTGCCCATAAATTACCCAGGCCTAAAAGTCCTACTGAAATGGGAAAAATGGCATTGACCTTTTCAACTAAATGTTGAGGTGGTAGGACGGGAAGGGAACCAGGGGTAGGATGTGTTTGCTAATATTAGACTTCATGCTGGTTATTGGTAGTTTATTGATACCAACAAGAAGAAGTAAAAGGAGCTCAAGTCTCAGAATAAAACTATCAATTAactaaaatatgtatttattatttctATGTTTATTCAATTAAAAACTAGAAATATAGATGCCTGTAGCAAGTGTGGATTCCTCCTCAGAATTGCAATCTATTTTTAAATTGGCATGTTAGAGTGTTAGGGTTAACTCCTGAGGAAAAAAAGTTTCCACCTGTCAGAATTGGACATAAATCCTGGAGGGACCAGGGAAGGAACCATCAACCTATTGGTTACAGATGCCTCACTCTCCTTACATCCTTTTGTGGCCCCTTTAGGATCTCTGCTCAATAAAAAAGTGGTCTAACAGTTTTTCTTGGCATTAACTAGTATTAGCTATTTATATGGAAGCAAATAAGtgacaatgttttgaattttgaaatgcattgaaaacttaatattaaaggtcccatggtatgctgtttttggatgcttttatataggccttagtgatCCCCTAAtattgtatctgaagtctctttcccgaaattcagccttggtgccgaattacagccactacgagcagtcccacaatgagctttccttaggatgtgccatttctgtgtctgtagctttaaatcctaggaaggagagaggcgaggctaactgccatgcttcgttcgtttgcagccatgatgtctctcgaggaaaaaccaatatcgcgccagcacggtcgtagctcattttctcattgggcaaagcagagaaaggggaagtaACCTTTCCTCGTATGACGACATAAGATCGGAgcgtttgagctttcattttctcaaaggcggagaagaatacccagggcttggtttacacctatcaacgTTTCTACCCAGacagcaaaatgtgtttggGCCAGATTTGGACCAGGTCTTCATTAGCATTTGGCGCAGATCCGCTAAACGGACCTGGACCGGGCTCATCCTTTCCAACGGCCCAATACCGGAACAGGTTCGAATTACGGATCAGAGACAGATCTGGGCCAGAAGTGGCCCAGTACAGTTATTAATGCCATGACGTGTGGTGCGGATCTGGCCCAGATCCGCGACTCACATCAAGAGCTCATCTGGCCCTGGTCTGTGATTCATACTTAGGCTATTATGGGCCAAACAAATATCCACGCAATTTGTAATTTTCAAacgttttatttcattttaaaacaggcaaaagagaacattacagcattaaaaaaaacacgGGAATTGTTACGGGAATATGCACCGGTTCATTTAAATTTAATTTCATAGTGTGTTGATGTTGAAGACTATATGTGTATAATACAGTGAGACTTTGGATATGGTACTGACGTCCGAACTAGTTAATGTATTTGGACGTGAGAAGTGGGCGCTAGCAGTAGCTATCAGCGATCCCCGCAGGCTACTATAGTAGTATTTTGTATTTTGCTATATGGCTAACATGCTAACATGGCTACGATGTTGCAGctaacacacaatggacacGATATTCAGCAATGTTGGTAAATAATAAGCAAAGATAACCGTTTTGGCCTAATGTTCACATTAGTTGtgtagttgtgttgtgttagctagttgtgttgtttaaaagaacctACTGTACCAGCTAACCGTATATGCTACTAGCTTGTCTAGGCACGTACGTCTGAGGTTGTCAGAATAATGTGGTGTAAACTAAGTTTGTAAACTTTTATgtttaatataaatatttaacagactaacatgacatcaacaccagttaacttttacatttttacttaGGCCTATAATGCACTTACCAACAATCACAAATCACAACAATCACAAAGACGGTGCAGCCTACGGTCTTCCACTCTACAGTCAGATAGAGTGGCAGGTTTATGTGGGGGAAAAGCTTTCCGTtagttgtggcgcgtctggtctgcgcagctcccgcgtatccggcccacacccgccgggcggactcgattcagttgtggcgcgtctggtctgcgcagctgCCCCGGATCGGCGCCGCAACCGCCAGACGGAATGTTACAGCCAGAATTGCTATAGAGGTCTGGCGCAAATTTGGTGCAGATCTGCATAGTGAGTGCGACTGCTGCGCGAATCTGCTGATTCGAAAACGGATCTGGCACAGATGTAAATGCTGTCTGGGTAGCCActggggaccaaaggcaggctaggggaactcatattaatgttaaataacctcctatagtgaaatgttcatgtcatgggacctctAACATTTAAACCCCAAATTCATAGTATCAAAATGTTTTCTTAAAATgctaatattattttatttcaatgtttaaaaaaatcagATCAAAAAATTCAAGCTTCCAAACTTCTAATAGAACAAGATTCAGGTTGTTCAAATTCAAactgtgaaatgtttattggaACATGCAGGGTTACAAAGACATGGATACCAGGATCCAGCGCTGATACGGACAGATGGGCAGTGCTTAGTGACAATGCAGGCACAGTCGTTTGAATCAgcttgtttaaccctcgtgctgccttcgggtcacatgacccaaaggttcataacgaaccatcgttgtgtttacccaattttacccaatacaaaaccaaataaaaataattttcttttaaccttcgcaatgtggggggtctgagacagcccaacggttaaaagaaaatgcttcactttgtttttgtatgcggtaaagttgtcgcaatacgacggtgggtcacaatgactgatgggtcagaacgacccgaagataacacaagggttaaccgagaccgtaggtcgaggtttacaaacaaatcgttttgacaaatcgaggcgacaaagcgtttgctgacctgtcgaggagtaaacatttgcagtaaatatttggtttcttatatactacaacaatacgtgggaagatcacaaatcaaacaggtcgaatctggagcagacgccatgttgtcagagcaatcagctgcacctgagctgcacttgcactggtgacgtcactacatcccaaggcaacatatcaacaacatcaattcgtcttctttaaaacgggatacttctttaaaacgggaagcgattgcggggcgtttgcggacctgtgcaaaaaccatatttggttgttttagttttttttaaggcaatttaggctactttgttgccgagcagatgccacgttgttaaggtcaatggctacatctccaaggctaccgcttgttgctaggtccaaaaaaacgtttatttacctctgcgaactttcaggaggtatataaacggattaATTAatttttgagaacgtcttctggaccaataggaacagcgtattggtccaattaagAAACAGTGTGATAAGGATAGTGATGATCACTATCCTTAAATAAGAG contains:
- the LOC134014105 gene encoding uncharacterized protein LOC134014105; its protein translation is MEISTLALLSGALLLSMVLLTGLCLHCRRHSAPFIIQPNHGSEDYTQQTQPMRVIRSYQGTIGTNWATQSSTLSPVSEQIVRHNSFTPTENESNPSYENPTEAQYQNTVDEDEEYEQAADAPYVDVLPDPPMIETHQSNQSLASTQSSEPPYVNIEREQENYQNVDPHLEIRISIGSKQLKVWPPDCLVLKTVMRTVMKKLATMSIKICCV